The genomic window TTCCTCTTCACGTTCACATTGATGTTCGGCGCCTTCGCGGTCATCCCCTACATGAGCCTCTACCTCGTGGGCAACGCCGGGATCGCCGAGGCCCAGCTCCCGTGGATCTACTTCACGGGGGGGCTGCTCACCCTCTTCGGCGCCCCCATCGCCGGGCGCATGGCCGACCGGGTGGGCAAGCAGCCGGTATACCGGATCATGGGCGTGGCCGTCTCGGTGATGATGCTGGTGACCACCAACCTGCCTAGGGTCTCGCTGGCGGTGGCCGCGGTCTGCACGGGGGTCTTCATGTTCTGCAACGCCGGCCGCATGGTGGCCGGCATGGCGATCGTCACCGGGAGCGTCGAGCCGCGGCGCCGGGGCGGGTTCATGAGCGCCAACTCCGCGGTGCAGCACCTGGCGGCCGGCATCGGTGCCTGGGTCGGCGGCAAGATCATCGAGTCTGGCCCGGGCGGGTCGATCGCGCATTACGGACGGGTCGGCCTCCTCGCGGTGGCCGCCACGATGCTGACTCTCTGGCTGGTGGGGAAGGTCCGGGTGCTCTCCGATGCACCCGCGGCCACCCTCACTGCGGCCGAGTGACGGGCCCGCATGGTGAAGGGTACCCTGGAGAATCGGCGAATAATCTGGCCGACGGACCGAATGCCATGACATAGGGCGGCGCCGGCCGAGGTGTCGGCGGACGTCCGCGCTGGATCAGGCGCTCCGGTCCCTGCCAGGAAGGATGTAACCCATGAATGAAGGCGTCCTCATCCCCATTTTCGCCCTGCTGGTGCCGATCACGGTCGCCCCAACCGCGATCCTCGCCAAGCAACGGCAGAGGAAGCGGGAGTTGCTGCATCGGGAGCGGATGAGGGCCATCGAGCTCGGGATGCCGGTCCCGCCCCCGGAGCACGGGCTGGGGCAGGCCGTGGCCCTGGTCGGTGGAGGCGTGCCGATCGTCACGGCCCTGGCCGCGTTCCTCACCTCGATGAGCGCGTCCAACCTGGCAGACGACCCGGTCCCGGTGCTCGGGGTGATCTGGGGCTGCGCGACCATGATCTCGATGGTCGCCCTGCTCACGGCGATCATCCTGGGGTTCATGGCGGCCCGATCAAGCCGGCCGGTCGAGCAGTCGGCCTCGCTGAAGCCCGCCTACGATCCCGACGCGTACGACGTCGTCAGCCGTCGCGGTTGACATGGAGCCGAAGGGCATCCTCCGGGCGAGCCCCGCGCCGGCCCAGACGGCCATCAGGGGCTCGATCGGGAGGTGGAACCGGGCCGAGACGATGGTCATCGCGTGGAACGCGGAGATCAGCCCGGCCGTGAGGAAGAGCGGCGCCAGCCGCCTCCGCACGTCGGCCGTGGCCATGCACAGGCCGAGCAGGGCCAGCGCGAGCAGGCCGCCGTGGCTCACGCGATAGATCAGGCTGCGGGTCTTGGGATTGGTCTCGTCGAAGAGCCAGAAGTAGCGAAGCCGGCGGAGGCAGAGCCCGGGGTATCTCCAGGGCTGCTCGCGCAGCTCCGCCAGGGCCCGGCGGAAGAGGATGCGCGACCGCTCCGGCTCGGAGGCCCGCGCCAGGAGCCGGCGATCCTCCGCGGTCAGGGCGACGTCGTCGATGTACCCGGCCTCATGCCTCGCCGCCCACAGCGTCCGGTTCCAGGCCGCGAGGCCCGCCCCGGCGCCGCCCTCGAGGACCTTCTCCACCGAGGCGCGGACGACCTTGTCGGTCCCCTCGCTGATCGAGCAGTTCCCCTGCCAGAACGCGTAGCCGAAGGTGCTCTTGATCGCCACGAACTCGCCGTGGACGATCGCGTTGCGGATGATCCAGGGGGCCACGCAGAGGGCGGCGACGAGTAGCATCGAGGCGGAGAGCCCCAGGTGCCGCCCGAAGGCAGGTGCCGTCGGCCCCGCGCGACGTCCCCCCCAGATGGCCACCAGCATGCCCCCGGCGCAGAGCGAGAGGATGGGGTCCGTCAGGGCCGTCAGGGCCAGCAGGATACCGGCGAGGACGGCGTCCCGAGCCCGGCCGCTCGAACCGGCCCGGGTGGCGGCGACGAGCGACCAGGTGACCAGGGTCGCGCCCAGGAGCGCGACCTGGACGTGGCTGGCCGCATACACGAGCGTGGGATGCAGGGCCGCGATGAGCCCGGCCGCGAGCACCGCCGGGGGGTGGTCGCCGACCACCTGCCTCGCCAGGGCGAGGACACCCAGCGTCAGCAGGCCGCCCAGGACCGCTTGCCCGAGTTCCAGGATGAGCAGCGAACGCGGCGACTCGATTCCGCCGATCAGGTACGCCGCCGCGACGATCGCCGGGTACACCGGGGCCTGCTGCGAGGTCGGGCCGTCGGTGCCCAGGAAGCGGATCGAGAACCCGCGGCCGGCGACGAGGTTCGCGGCGATCTCCCCGTGCTCGTACGTGCTCCTCGAGACGAGATGGCTCTGCAGGACCAGGACGCAGGCGCATCGGGCGGCCACGGCGAGGAGGATCAGGGCTGCCCCGAGGTGTCCGTTCCGGCTCGCCATGCTGGTCCCTACTCCCGCGACGGCCTCCCAGGGCCGCACGCGGCCGGGATTCTGCGGGAACCGCCGCGACCCGTCAATGCGAGCACGGGGCGTGCAGCGTTGCAGCGTGGGGCGTGCGGGGGTTGGACTTGCCCGGATCTGCCGCGCCGTTAGAATCCTGCGGGGCCCAGGGTGCCTCGCCGTGCCCTTCGACCCTCGTTTCGGACCGGTGACCAGGACGCACGTCGCCGGTTGTGACCCGATCACGATCCTCGAGCGAGGAACGCTCGCGTGAAGCTTCGGCCCCTATCCTCCCTGTTCCTTGCGGGCACGATCGCCGGCGTCGTCTCCGCGACCACGTGGATCGTGCTCGACCACGACCGCTGGATGGAGAAGCGCGTGAAGGTCATCGTCCCCGGGCAGCTCGTCCGGGGCGCCTGGCAGGGCCCCGGCCCGCTCCGCCGGATCGTCGAGCGCGAGAAGATCCGGACGGTGGTGACCCTGACGGCCATCAATTCCACGGACCGGAAGTTCACGGGGCAGGAGCAGGTGCTCCGGGAGCGGGGGGTCCGCTGGATGATCATCCCCATGCGGGGATCGCGGGCCACCCCGGAGCAGATGGCGCTGGCCGCCGACCTGTTGGCCGATCCGGAGGCGCAGCCGGTGTTCTTCCACTGCGTCGCCGGCCACCATCGGACGAGCCTGGCCCACGCGGCCTACCTGATCCGGCACGCGGGCTACACGGCGGATCAGGCGTGGAAAGAGATCTCGACGTTGCCCTGGAGCCGGCCGGACTCGGTCGTCGACCGCAACGACCGGTTCCTGATCGAGGAGTTCGCGAGGATGCAGTCCTCGCTGATCCCGTCGCGGGAGCGCGGCGTCTGGGAGATGGGAAATGGGAGCTGGTCGCAGGCGGCGGATCCGCCAGTTCATCCTGCTGATCGCGGCGGCCTCGCTGGCCCCGGCGGGCTGGATCGCCTGGAATCAGGCGACGCACAACTTCGCGGTGATCCGTCC from Aquisphaera giovannonii includes these protein-coding regions:
- a CDS encoding glycosyltransferase family 39 protein, whose product is MASRNGHLGAALILLAVAARCACVLVLQSHLVSRSTYEHGEIAANLVAGRGFSIRFLGTDGPTSQQAPVYPAIVAAAYLIGGIESPRSLLILELGQAVLGGLLTLGVLALARQVVGDHPPAVLAAGLIAALHPTLVYAASHVQVALLGATLVTWSLVAATRAGSSGRARDAVLAGILLALTALTDPILSLCAGGMLVAIWGGRRAGPTAPAFGRHLGLSASMLLVAALCVAPWIIRNAIVHGEFVAIKSTFGYAFWQGNCSISEGTDKVVRASVEKVLEGGAGAGLAAWNRTLWAARHEAGYIDDVALTAEDRRLLARASEPERSRILFRRALAELREQPWRYPGLCLRRLRYFWLFDETNPKTRSLIYRVSHGGLLALALLGLCMATADVRRRLAPLFLTAGLISAFHAMTIVSARFHLPIEPLMAVWAGAGLARRMPFGSMSTATADDVVRVGIVGGLQRGRLLDRPA
- a CDS encoding protein-tyrosine phosphatase family protein, which produces MKLRPLSSLFLAGTIAGVVSATTWIVLDHDRWMEKRVKVIVPGQLVRGAWQGPGPLRRIVEREKIRTVVTLTAINSTDRKFTGQEQVLRERGVRWMIIPMRGSRATPEQMALAADLLADPEAQPVFFHCVAGHHRTSLAHAAYLIRHAGYTADQAWKEISTLPWSRPDSVVDRNDRFLIEEFARMQSSLIPSRERGVWEMGNGSWSQAADPPVHPADRGGLAGPGGLDRLESGDAQLRGDPSRAALPIRADVPGRAGPGSS